One segment of Niabella beijingensis DNA contains the following:
- a CDS encoding helix-turn-helix domain-containing protein has translation MELKPPFEFAFPVSEQACFLYMLKGAMQYQFEDDHIHIPASHSLLLNCINSGKQIKQSKANRNGEIVIVTFHPDILRKIYERELPLLFQPSNKITNQSGAKINNDFLIQKYIEGLLFYFENPSLVNDEILILKLKEIILLLSQTQEVETIQVILSQLFSPAAYTFKQIIEANLFSQIGIETLAQKTNLSLSSFKREFKKLYDDSPANYIKTKRLERAAELLAVSGERITDIALDCGFNDLANFTKSFHDKYKVSPTNYRLKQNSQQ, from the coding sequence GTGGAGTTAAAACCGCCTTTTGAATTTGCTTTTCCTGTTTCCGAACAAGCCTGTTTTTTATATATGTTGAAGGGTGCGATGCAATACCAATTTGAAGACGACCATATCCATATTCCCGCCAGCCATTCCCTGTTGCTGAACTGCATAAACTCCGGTAAACAAATAAAGCAATCAAAGGCTAACAGGAATGGAGAGATCGTAATTGTTACTTTTCATCCTGACATCCTGAGGAAAATTTATGAAAGGGAGCTTCCCCTGTTGTTCCAGCCCAGTAATAAAATAACCAATCAGTCAGGCGCAAAAATCAATAATGATTTTTTGATTCAGAAATATATAGAAGGCCTTCTCTTTTATTTTGAAAATCCCTCTTTGGTAAATGATGAAATTCTGATTTTGAAATTGAAAGAAATCATCCTTTTATTATCGCAGACACAGGAGGTGGAAACCATACAGGTCATATTATCCCAGCTTTTTTCGCCCGCTGCCTATACGTTCAAACAAATTATAGAAGCCAACCTGTTTTCACAAATCGGGATCGAAACGCTGGCGCAAAAAACCAATCTAAGCCTTTCTTCCTTCAAAAGGGAATTTAAAAAATTATACGATGATTCCCCTGCCAATTATATCAAAACCAAACGACTGGAAAGAGCGGCAGAATTGCTGGCAGTCTCCGGTGAACGTATTACAGACATTGCCCTTGATTGCGGATTTAATGACCTGGCCAATTTCACTAAAAGTTTTCATGATAAATACAAGGTTTCGCCAACGAATTACCGGCTGAAGCAAAATAGCCAGCAATAG
- a CDS encoding sensor histidine kinase — MKRIRYINPWYFALIFTQVYSAFIFYLFARLHPKGTPSDWQSFFFFTGAGSGTLFLIYISYRIIRKKEGKIPVGLFYGLLFLLSFLLFPVFYGLYYGVLVNRVIYRGGASITLIFNEAKTMIGVFQVPICFAVILGLYNKKVFQLNQDIIEKENMLSEARLVQLQQQVDPHFLFNNLNILSALIRQSPEQAELFSQKLSELYRYHLRSGKQQLVTLTGELQYMQDYLYLLKCRFGEAFPLRMFTTATISNDALFIITGTLQLLLENVVKHNAASLQQPVTIRISINNEELIIENKVYPREAVSEGIGLKNLEHRYQILTGKKIVYGITNGIFRVQVPLIKQLKLPGA, encoded by the coding sequence ATGAAACGTATCCGTTATATAAATCCCTGGTATTTTGCGCTTATTTTCACACAGGTCTATTCCGCTTTTATTTTTTATTTGTTTGCACGATTGCATCCCAAGGGCACACCATCAGACTGGCAGAGTTTTTTCTTTTTTACAGGGGCCGGATCCGGTACGCTATTTCTTATTTACATCAGTTACCGGATCATCCGGAAAAAAGAAGGCAAAATACCTGTTGGCTTGTTTTATGGCCTCCTGTTCCTGCTCAGTTTCCTTTTATTCCCGGTTTTTTACGGCCTGTATTATGGAGTACTCGTTAACCGGGTTATATACCGTGGTGGCGCCTCCATCACTTTGATTTTTAATGAAGCAAAAACCATGATCGGCGTATTTCAGGTGCCGATATGTTTTGCGGTAATACTCGGCCTGTATAATAAGAAAGTGTTTCAGCTCAATCAGGATATCATTGAAAAAGAAAATATGCTGTCTGAAGCGCGGCTGGTGCAACTGCAGCAACAGGTAGATCCTCATTTTTTATTCAACAACCTTAACATCCTTTCCGCATTGATCCGCCAGTCTCCGGAACAGGCCGAGTTATTTTCTCAAAAATTATCAGAACTGTACCGGTATCATCTCCGTTCGGGCAAGCAGCAATTGGTTACACTAACAGGCGAGCTGCAATATATGCAGGACTATCTCTATCTTTTAAAATGCCGTTTTGGGGAAGCCTTTCCCCTCCGCATGTTTACAACAGCAACCATTTCCAATGACGCCCTGTTTATCATCACCGGCACATTGCAATTATTGCTGGAAAATGTAGTAAAACATAATGCGGCCTCGCTGCAGCAGCCGGTTACCATTAGAATAAGCATCAATAATGAAGAACTTATAATAGAAAACAAGGTGTATCCCCGCGAAGCAGTATCCGAAGGGATCGGGCTGAAGAACCTTGAGCACCGGTACCAGATATTAACCGGGAAAAAAATAGTTTATGGAATTACAAACGGCATATTCCGTGTGCAGGTGCCACTAATTAAACAATTGAAATTGCCGGGAGCATAA
- a CDS encoding M13 family metallopeptidase, whose protein sequence is MKNKKRFFVLLLLLPQVLPGQTKIKEKELFIDFAARDTTIPPGEDFFRYANGHWLTHTPIPATETKWGSFYELRDLTLDRLRAVIEKPADQLQEEGIEQKVNDLYRSGMDTLRLEKLGFEPIRRHLLRIASVSNKKALIGEIATALKMGQSAVIRFRADPDEKNSAVITAHFDQAVLGLPSKDYYVKTDAATKQIRRHYADYIAALFSLTGDDPATAKQNAGIVLAMETRLANASRYPAELRIPDSNYYKYAVTTLDQQYPALQWNLLLNALGIRQDSLVLGQPEFYRALNAMVATAPLQHWKILLRFYEIHCNADFLSAAFVQAHFLFYGKELTGQESLKERWKTVLNAIDVNFGEALGRLYVSNYFPPEAKMRMTALVNNLQKTYQERLQTLDWMSDSTRQKAIAKLNAFIKKIGYPDVWTDYGFLKIDRHAYLANIAACRAFEFRKNCAKIGKPTDRTEWHMTPPTIDAYYNAQHNEIVFPAGILQPPFFFMNADDAVNYGAIGTAIGHEMTHGFDDEGRQYDAEGNLRNWWSSGDAARFVQKAQMVIDQYNHSKILDSLPVNGVLTLGENIADIGGLAIAYEAFKKTEQGKGDQRIDGLTPDERFFLSYARIWRIKNTPGTARLRLSTDKHAPEKYRVNNPLSDFTPFYKTFKVQPGQGMYRPEPLRVHIW, encoded by the coding sequence ATGAAAAACAAGAAGCGGTTTTTTGTCCTGTTACTGCTCCTGCCGCAGGTGCTTCCTGGGCAGACCAAAATAAAAGAAAAAGAACTGTTTATCGATTTTGCGGCGCGGGATACCACTATTCCTCCCGGCGAGGATTTTTTTCGATATGCCAATGGCCACTGGTTAACCCATACACCGATTCCGGCTACCGAAACCAAGTGGGGCTCTTTTTATGAATTGAGAGATCTGACGCTGGACCGGCTTCGTGCGGTTATAGAGAAACCCGCTGATCAGCTACAGGAGGAAGGTATTGAACAAAAGGTGAATGACCTGTACCGGAGTGGAATGGATACCCTGCGGCTCGAAAAGCTGGGATTTGAGCCGATCCGCCGGCACCTGCTGCGGATCGCTTCTGTCAGCAATAAGAAGGCACTGATCGGGGAAATTGCTACCGCTTTAAAGATGGGACAATCTGCAGTGATCCGTTTCAGAGCGGATCCGGACGAAAAGAACAGTGCTGTTATTACCGCACATTTTGATCAGGCTGTTTTGGGTTTGCCGAGCAAGGACTATTACGTAAAAACTGATGCGGCCACAAAGCAGATCCGCCGGCACTATGCGGATTATATTGCAGCGTTGTTTTCACTCACAGGAGACGACCCGGCCACGGCAAAGCAAAACGCGGGTATTGTGCTGGCGATGGAAACCAGGCTGGCCAACGCGTCCCGGTATCCCGCCGAATTGCGGATACCGGATTCCAATTATTATAAATATGCCGTTACAACGCTGGATCAGCAATACCCTGCCCTGCAGTGGAACCTTTTATTGAATGCGTTAGGTATCCGGCAGGATTCCTTGGTACTTGGTCAGCCTGAATTTTACCGGGCCCTTAACGCAATGGTAGCAACAGCGCCGTTACAGCATTGGAAAATACTGTTGCGGTTTTACGAGATCCATTGTAATGCAGATTTCCTGAGTGCTGCCTTTGTTCAGGCACATTTCCTTTTTTATGGGAAGGAACTCACAGGCCAGGAATCCCTGAAGGAACGGTGGAAGACCGTATTGAATGCGATTGATGTAAATTTTGGAGAGGCGTTGGGCCGATTGTATGTCAGCAATTATTTTCCTCCTGAGGCAAAAATGCGCATGACCGCTCTGGTAAACAATCTGCAGAAAACGTATCAGGAACGGCTTCAGACGCTGGACTGGATGAGCGACAGCACCCGGCAAAAGGCAATTGCCAAGCTGAATGCCTTTATAAAAAAGATCGGGTATCCCGATGTGTGGACCGATTACGGATTCCTGAAAATTGACCGGCATGCCTATCTGGCAAATATAGCGGCCTGCAGGGCCTTTGAATTCAGAAAGAACTGCGCTAAAATAGGCAAACCCACGGACAGGACCGAATGGCACATGACGCCCCCTACCATTGATGCTTACTATAATGCCCAGCACAATGAGATTGTTTTTCCGGCAGGCATCCTGCAGCCGCCTTTCTTTTTTATGAACGCGGATGATGCGGTAAATTACGGAGCGATCGGTACGGCCATTGGTCATGAAATGACACATGGATTTGACGACGAAGGACGGCAGTACGATGCGGAGGGAAACCTGCGCAACTGGTGGTCTTCGGGGGATGCGGCCCGGTTTGTGCAGAAAGCACAAATGGTAATCGACCAGTACAATCATTCCAAAATATTGGACAGCCTGCCTGTGAACGGGGTGCTGACATTGGGAGAAAACATTGCGGATATCGGTGGTCTCGCGATCGCCTATGAGGCGTTTAAAAAAACAGAGCAGGGCAAAGGTGATCAGCGGATAGACGGACTAACTCCCGATGAGCGTTTCTTCCTGTCCTATGCGCGGATCTGGCGGATAAAGAATACGCCCGGAACTGCCCGCCTGCGGCTGAGCACGGATAAACATGCGCCTGAAAAATACAGGGTCAACAACCCGTTGTCCGATTTTACACCTTTTTATAAAACGTTCAAGGTACAGCCCGGACAAGGAATGTATCGGCCGGAGCCGCTCCGGGTTCACATCTGGTAA
- a CDS encoding RNA polymerase sigma factor, translated as MGLTSLSGEKELLVKIAEGDKQAFTTLFNHYQGFVFGFGKRLTRSDELALDIVQEVFLKLWQSRKTLAGIEVFGAYLNRLVRNHSLNVLRTLSRQIQPEQDLGLAEIPEDTTLKQIDYQEIVKVVAEVVDTLPPQQRLAYQLCHQQGLKYEEAAEKMQISPKTVHVHMKYALARIREHLKRNSIGYPALIFLLLREIN; from the coding sequence ATGGGTCTAACATCACTCTCTGGTGAAAAGGAGTTGCTGGTAAAAATTGCGGAGGGAGATAAACAAGCGTTTACAACATTGTTTAATCACTACCAGGGATTCGTATTCGGTTTTGGAAAGCGGCTGACCCGCTCGGACGAGCTGGCCCTTGATATTGTACAGGAGGTATTTTTAAAGTTATGGCAGTCCCGGAAGACCCTGGCCGGAATTGAGGTCTTTGGCGCTTATCTGAACCGGCTGGTCCGGAATCACTCATTGAATGTACTGCGCACATTGTCCCGGCAGATTCAGCCGGAGCAGGATCTGGGCCTTGCGGAAATTCCGGAGGATACCACGTTAAAACAGATCGACTATCAGGAAATAGTAAAAGTGGTTGCGGAAGTGGTAGACACACTCCCTCCGCAGCAGCGGCTGGCCTATCAGCTTTGTCACCAGCAGGGACTCAAATATGAGGAAGCCGCGGAAAAAATGCAAATTTCTCCAAAAACGGTCCATGTACATATGAAATACGCCCTTGCCCGGATCCGCGAGCACCTGAAAAGGAATTCAATAGGATATCCTGCGCTTATTTTTTTGCTGTTGCGGGAGATAAACTGA
- a CDS encoding outer membrane beta-barrel protein translates to MFQKAVALTIFIIIIIISGAAPSIAQNRQVYIQFKLENGQPAEKATILLISLTPENKVTALIADKNGIIPLTTDSMQYHLKAAFSNMEPIDDTVIADGKVDTLHYSFRKRFKELATVQVSSRKKILEVHDDRFIYNVSADSSARSKSVSQVLNNLPFVTVDGTGEVRVAGQSTYKVLLNGKETTLFVKSIAQALRSYPVEIVSRIELITAPGARYDAEGVTAIINIITKKFTGYKGFAIAYASDRTHFSDGLTVTGRAGKLGITLNTMIDGTWKPLNGFKTTVTTPLVPSAFEKRTVSGENTTRRTSTSGTLELNYEIDSLHSVIGYITADRASADNVLDQQVYTQLSEGNSENGSIKSNSSDKLPGFTAGLDYTQRSRKNPAKELSFRFNWNGTSNTIDNATEQQYGAFSKWMLNHSLARNDEYTFQLDAIPVALEKFTVEAGAKTIIRRASADYTSLFTFDETYKYTKDNNNSNSFTYRQQVYAGYAALSARFKKNSLRAGIRLEQTGIGGYFSNLPVPVKDNYLSLVPNLYWSRKIGRAISVSLSYNLNLQRPYITNLNPYVNNTDSFNISYGNPELGPQQIHKLVMQLRYNNDKIFVTATLTGSGSRDKILSYRLFDAATGISTTTFGNVGVEQLAGFGINSRYEFSKAFNAGVGGELRYVDVRNRIQEKQHNYGSSGIISGFFNWDVTKHFNLSGSGGMNVSDITLLGRKSPYYFYQVNSGYHIIKDKLYATVNWNNLHGSYYTQHTSFNDTQVDSRTTVKNQYRVIFLGIQYTFGKLHQEVKRKKDVANDDILR, encoded by the coding sequence ATGTTTCAAAAGGCAGTAGCGTTGACAATCTTTATTATTATTATTATTATTAGCGGGGCTGCACCATCAATAGCTCAAAACCGGCAGGTTTATATCCAATTTAAACTCGAAAACGGCCAACCTGCGGAAAAAGCGACGATACTATTGATTTCATTAACACCCGAAAACAAGGTAACGGCGTTGATTGCGGATAAAAATGGCATTATTCCATTAACAACGGACAGCATGCAATACCATTTGAAAGCCGCCTTTAGTAACATGGAGCCTATTGATGACACAGTAATAGCAGATGGAAAAGTTGATACCCTGCACTATAGCTTCCGGAAGCGTTTTAAAGAGCTGGCGACAGTGCAGGTAAGCAGCCGTAAAAAAATACTGGAGGTGCATGACGACCGGTTTATCTATAATGTAAGTGCGGATAGTTCAGCCCGGTCAAAATCGGTATCGCAGGTGTTAAACAACCTCCCTTTTGTAACGGTAGACGGAACGGGCGAGGTGCGGGTTGCCGGGCAAAGCACTTACAAAGTATTGCTCAACGGAAAGGAAACCACGTTGTTTGTAAAGAGTATTGCCCAGGCGCTTCGCAGTTATCCTGTAGAAATTGTTTCCCGCATCGAGCTTATTACAGCGCCGGGCGCCCGCTATGATGCGGAAGGGGTAACGGCAATTATCAATATCATAACAAAAAAATTTACCGGGTACAAAGGATTTGCCATAGCATATGCCAGCGATCGTACGCACTTCTCAGATGGGCTTACGGTTACCGGCCGTGCAGGTAAACTGGGAATCACCCTGAATACAATGATTGACGGCACATGGAAACCGCTGAATGGATTTAAGACAACGGTTACCACCCCCCTGGTGCCCTCAGCATTTGAAAAGCGAACGGTCAGCGGCGAAAATACCACCCGGAGAACGAGCACCAGCGGTACCCTGGAACTGAACTACGAAATTGACAGCCTGCATTCCGTAATAGGATATATAACAGCGGACAGGGCGTCGGCGGATAATGTCCTCGATCAGCAGGTATACACACAATTATCTGAAGGGAACAGCGAGAATGGATCAATTAAATCGAACAGCTCGGATAAATTACCCGGCTTTACTGCCGGATTGGATTATACACAGAGATCAAGAAAGAATCCGGCGAAGGAATTGTCATTCCGCTTCAACTGGAATGGCACCAGCAATACCATTGATAATGCTACGGAACAGCAGTATGGCGCTTTCAGTAAATGGATGCTCAATCATTCACTGGCGAGGAATGATGAATATACGTTTCAATTAGATGCCATTCCTGTGGCCCTGGAAAAATTTACGGTGGAAGCGGGCGCGAAAACCATTATCCGCCGGGCATCGGCCGATTACACAAGCCTGTTCACATTTGACGAGACGTACAAGTATACGAAGGATAACAATAACAGCAACAGCTTTACGTATCGTCAGCAGGTATATGCGGGCTATGCCGCCCTGTCTGCCCGGTTTAAAAAGAATAGCCTGCGGGCTGGCATCCGGCTGGAGCAAACGGGTATCGGGGGCTACTTTAGTAACCTGCCGGTCCCGGTAAAAGACAATTACCTCTCCCTGGTTCCTAACCTGTACTGGAGCCGTAAAATTGGCAGGGCAATTTCCGTTTCCCTGTCATATAATCTCAATCTTCAGCGTCCTTATATAACCAACCTGAATCCCTATGTGAACAATACCGATTCTTTTAATATAAGTTACGGCAATCCTGAATTGGGGCCGCAGCAAATACATAAACTGGTGATGCAGCTGCGTTATAACAATGATAAGATATTTGTAACAGCAACACTTACCGGAAGCGGGAGCAGGGACAAAATACTTTCTTACCGGTTGTTTGATGCCGCTACAGGCATCAGCACCACCACGTTTGGTAATGTGGGTGTGGAACAGCTGGCAGGGTTCGGAATAAACAGCCGGTACGAATTTTCCAAAGCCTTCAATGCAGGTGTGGGAGGCGAGTTGCGGTACGTGGATGTGCGGAACCGTATACAGGAAAAGCAGCACAATTATGGCAGTTCTGGTATTATTAGCGGCTTTTTTAACTGGGATGTAACGAAACATTTTAACCTGAGCGGCAGCGGCGGTATGAATGTAAGCGATATAACCCTGCTGGGACGTAAAAGCCCCTATTATTTTTACCAGGTAAATTCAGGGTATCATATTATAAAGGACAAACTGTACGCCACAGTAAACTGGAATAACCTGCATGGCAGCTATTATACACAGCATACCAGTTTTAATGATACCCAAGTAGATAGCAGGACGACCGTAAAGAATCAATACAGGGTTATTTTTTTAGGGATTCAATATACCTTTGGTAAACTTCATCAGGAAGTGAAACGAAAAAAAGATGTTGCAAATGATGATATTCTCCGGTAA
- a CDS encoding S41 family peptidase has translation MRKGSAKKILLQIINFALISFFITAGCKEPDSRESAHTNSPGMNNSRNLLSVQGMREDLSVLWSSIQEIHPAFGLYTPKDRMLQLYKRTAALLDKPMSENDFIATIYPFISALKCGHTQLKHSQNYTPSPADRTPHLPFKVLVREGRVWVTTHQTRELITGDELLTMNRVPVSEIIQHGSDLYAADGNNMTFKELFLSEYDGFEDACNKYYHWIPPYAITVRTTGGKIKTRSVDTLSSATPPAEPVNEIKNYAGWTASSNTDYLPLRFFKNKAIACFEVHSYQYTDTTIFKKAFEEIHARGIKNLIIDLRHNTGGDIRIAANLMTYLADTPFQTVGAIWTRVPDPARNRFARYFDLTRTESFYQSFQPTGVIEGGHYKYDFRPAFGRLLGETSLNKTNHYNGNLFVLIDGATFSSGAHSAAIIKKYCKKVLFIGRETAGGSEGCSGGTLQHLTLPNTGIIVEFPWLRLKSVLNDPVYGHGIIPDYTVAYTPQDVTTKKDVDLEKALYLIQ, from the coding sequence ATGAGAAAGGGATCAGCAAAAAAAATACTGCTGCAAATCATAAACTTCGCTTTGATTTCATTTTTTATCACTGCTGGTTGCAAAGAACCGGATAGCAGGGAGAGCGCCCATACCAATAGCCCGGGGATGAATAATTCCCGTAATTTACTTTCAGTCCAAGGCATGCGGGAAGACCTGTCTGTTCTCTGGAGCAGTATTCAGGAAATACATCCTGCCTTTGGTTTGTACACCCCGAAGGACCGTATGCTTCAACTATATAAGCGCACGGCAGCGTTGCTTGACAAACCAATGTCGGAGAATGATTTTATCGCCACCATTTACCCGTTTATAAGTGCGCTTAAATGCGGACACACGCAGCTAAAACATTCCCAAAACTACACGCCGTCCCCGGCAGACAGAACACCTCATTTGCCTTTTAAGGTCCTCGTCAGAGAGGGCAGGGTGTGGGTAACGACCCATCAGACCAGGGAGCTGATTACAGGCGATGAGTTATTGACCATGAATCGTGTGCCGGTATCTGAAATTATACAACATGGCAGCGATCTGTATGCTGCCGACGGCAATAATATGACCTTTAAAGAACTGTTTTTAAGTGAATACGATGGCTTTGAAGACGCCTGTAATAAGTATTACCACTGGATCCCGCCCTATGCTATCACCGTTCGGACAACCGGTGGTAAAATAAAAACACGATCAGTAGATACCTTGTCTTCGGCAACTCCTCCGGCGGAACCTGTAAATGAAATAAAAAATTATGCCGGATGGACCGCTTCCTCAAATACGGATTACCTGCCGTTACGTTTTTTTAAAAACAAGGCTATTGCCTGTTTTGAGGTACACAGTTATCAATATACGGATACTACTATTTTCAAAAAAGCATTTGAAGAAATACACGCCAGGGGGATCAAAAACCTCATAATTGATCTGAGACACAATACAGGAGGCGATATCAGGATAGCGGCAAATCTTATGACATATCTGGCAGACACACCGTTTCAAACGGTAGGTGCTATCTGGACCCGTGTGCCGGATCCGGCCAGAAACCGGTTTGCCCGCTATTTTGATTTAACACGGACCGAAAGCTTTTACCAGAGCTTTCAACCAACCGGGGTTATAGAAGGGGGGCATTACAAATACGATTTTAGACCTGCATTTGGTCGGTTGCTGGGTGAAACATCCTTAAACAAAACCAATCACTATAATGGCAACCTGTTTGTATTGATTGATGGAGCCACATTCTCCTCCGGCGCACATTCGGCTGCTATTATAAAAAAGTATTGTAAAAAGGTCCTCTTTATCGGTCGCGAAACGGCCGGTGGTTCTGAAGGTTGCAGCGGAGGCACATTGCAACACCTGACCCTGCCCAACACTGGTATTATTGTTGAGTTTCCATGGCTGCGTTTAAAATCTGTACTGAACGATCCGGTATATGGTCATGGCATAATACCGGACTATACGGTTGCATATACACCGCAGGATGTTACTACCAAAAAAGATGTCGATCTGGAAAAAGCATTATACCTTATCCAATGA
- a CDS encoding DUF4091 domain-containing protein, which yields MNRILCLGLCGGISLATFSQQPEWDKGQTFTEAPDPVLSGGQSWLSVKPGLHASFVSIDKRFAKSEAPDIPAEKTMHLRGWQGERLSAQVLLWTIDSVPGVKVQVTDPVGSNGKKLGAAGYARFERYIITDTYGPGCGWRKPGDFPASLSPDLLDDLSSFNLEKKKVRPVWITIEIPRTAEKGRYTAKVEVTSPAGKRQELNLTLDVIDLLLPEAGAWTFHLDQWQHPSAIARVNKVAVWSDAHFRVMEPQMRMLADLGQKVITATLNKDPWHVQTQDPYEDMIIWTKEKNGRWSYDYGIFDKWVSFMMGLGIKKMINCYSIVPWNNEIHYKDAATGKFVDVVAKPGTPAFTEMWEPFLKDFVRHLREKGWLEITNIALDERNKEEMGLAFALIEKASPALSVSYADNQKTYQRYPNSRDVSTAVQHPIDTKDLKDRTARGLNTTFYVYCGNNFPNQFTFSDPAESAYMGWYAMAAGYNGVLRWAFNSWVEQPLVDSRFRTWPAGDTYIVYPQARSSIRYERLLEGIQDYEKVRIVKKLLEQNQDNTRLNALNAAIEKLNNNKRHDGWNNDLNAAKELLNDIAASLGK from the coding sequence ATGAACCGAATCCTTTGCCTGGGTCTGTGCGGCGGCATTTCCCTGGCCACGTTTTCTCAACAGCCTGAATGGGACAAAGGACAAACCTTTACCGAAGCTCCGGACCCGGTATTATCCGGCGGACAGAGCTGGCTTTCTGTAAAACCCGGTCTCCATGCCTCGTTTGTTTCGATCGACAAGCGTTTTGCCAAATCAGAAGCGCCGGATATCCCTGCTGAAAAGACGATGCACCTGAGGGGATGGCAGGGCGAACGTCTGTCTGCCCAGGTCCTGCTCTGGACAATCGATTCTGTTCCCGGCGTAAAAGTGCAGGTAACGGATCCAGTTGGTTCAAATGGTAAAAAGCTTGGTGCTGCCGGATATGCCCGCTTCGAACGCTATATTATTACGGATACATATGGCCCCGGATGCGGCTGGCGTAAACCCGGCGACTTCCCTGCTTCGCTGTCACCCGACCTGCTCGATGACCTTTCCTCCTTCAACCTTGAAAAGAAAAAAGTACGTCCTGTATGGATCACGATCGAGATACCCCGTACCGCCGAAAAAGGCAGGTATACGGCAAAAGTGGAGGTGACCTCGCCGGCCGGTAAAAGACAGGAATTGAACCTGACCCTCGACGTAATTGATCTCCTGCTTCCGGAAGCGGGGGCCTGGACATTTCATCTCGATCAGTGGCAGCACCCCTCGGCCATCGCCCGTGTCAACAAGGTAGCTGTCTGGAGCGACGCACACTTCCGGGTTATGGAGCCGCAAATGCGTATGCTGGCTGATCTGGGTCAGAAAGTGATCACCGCAACGCTCAATAAGGATCCCTGGCACGTGCAAACGCAGGACCCTTACGAGGACATGATCATCTGGACAAAGGAAAAGAATGGCCGCTGGTCGTACGATTACGGAATATTCGATAAATGGGTTTCTTTCATGATGGGCCTTGGCATCAAAAAGATGATCAACTGTTACTCCATCGTACCCTGGAACAATGAGATCCATTATAAGGATGCGGCCACCGGCAAATTTGTAGATGTGGTAGCCAAACCCGGAACGCCCGCATTCACCGAAATGTGGGAACCTTTTCTAAAAGATTTTGTGCGCCATCTTCGTGAAAAGGGCTGGCTGGAGATCACGAACATTGCGCTTGATGAGCGAAACAAGGAAGAAATGGGACTGGCTTTTGCACTGATCGAAAAAGCATCGCCTGCGCTGAGCGTTTCCTATGCCGATAACCAGAAAACCTATCAACGTTATCCGAACAGCCGCGATGTGAGCACGGCCGTTCAGCACCCTATTGATACAAAAGATCTGAAAGACCGCACTGCCAGGGGGTTGAATACAACGTTCTACGTGTATTGCGGTAATAATTTCCCCAATCAGTTCACCTTTTCAGATCCGGCAGAGTCTGCATATATGGGCTGGTACGCGATGGCAGCCGGCTATAACGGTGTGCTGCGCTGGGCGTTCAATTCCTGGGTGGAGCAGCCGCTGGTAGATTCACGTTTCAGAACATGGCCGGCGGGGGATACCTATATCGTATACCCGCAGGCCCGCAGCTCCATCCGTTACGAGCGGCTGCTGGAAGGTATCCAGGATTATGAGAAAGTGCGGATCGTAAAGAAGCTGCTGGAACAAAACCAGGATAATACCCGGCTGAATGCCCTGAATGCAGCTATTGAAAAACTGAATAACAACAAGCGTCATGATGGCTGGAACAATGATCTGAATGCCGCGAAAGAGCTGTTGAATGATATTGCCGCATCACTGGGAAAATAG
- a CDS encoding LytR/AlgR family response regulator transcription factor: protein MNIVIVEDELPASEQLRRFVTAYREPVAITGMYSTCSEIVKYLDDNEMVDVIFCDIELRDGNALTALQKINLKTVIVFTTAYDQFWNASLKHNGIDYLLKPLTAKKVHAALDKVVTLKRIFTKDNQILKQLSGILQQNPGAGYRKRFPVRVGSELFVIDAADVIFFRIVNGVVFAVVDEKKKYPLMEETLSALEEQLDPQQFFRVNRSDVVNVRFIKSIRIEEASDYTVLLKNSNEKIPVSQSRISQLKEWFA from the coding sequence ATGAATATTGTTATTGTAGAAGATGAATTGCCTGCTTCAGAGCAGCTACGCAGGTTTGTAACTGCTTACCGGGAGCCGGTAGCCATTACCGGGATGTACAGTACCTGCTCGGAGATTGTGAAATACCTTGATGACAATGAAATGGTTGATGTGATATTTTGTGATATCGAACTGCGGGATGGGAATGCCCTTACTGCGTTGCAGAAAATCAACCTGAAAACAGTGATTGTTTTTACAACAGCCTATGATCAGTTCTGGAATGCATCTTTAAAACATAACGGTATTGACTACCTGCTAAAGCCCCTTACCGCTAAAAAAGTACATGCCGCATTGGATAAGGTCGTAACGTTGAAGCGTATTTTTACCAAGGATAACCAGATACTGAAACAACTGTCGGGGATATTGCAACAGAACCCTGGTGCGGGTTACAGAAAGCGGTTCCCGGTGCGGGTGGGCAGCGAGCTTTTTGTAATTGATGCAGCCGATGTTATTTTTTTCCGTATTGTGAACGGCGTCGTCTTTGCTGTAGTGGACGAAAAGAAAAAATACCCGCTGATGGAAGAAACACTTTCCGCACTTGAAGAACAATTAGATCCACAGCAATTTTTCCGTGTGAACCGGTCGGATGTGGTCAACGTTCGCTTTATTAAATCCATCCGCATTGAGGAGGCGAGCGACTACACCGTACTGCTTAAGAACAGCAATGAAAAAATTCCGGTAAGCCAGTCCAGGATAAGCCAGCTAAAAGAATGGTTTGCCTGA